Proteins encoded in a region of the Diospyros lotus cultivar Yz01 chromosome 9, ASM1463336v1, whole genome shotgun sequence genome:
- the LOC127810088 gene encoding heavy metal-associated isoprenylated plant protein 43-like isoform X3: MKIIELKVCIACQKCKTQILKAVAKLKGIAEISVDEQKGILKVVGDVDPIQVAKQVRKTGKTAVFGSVSEPKPANPPPEKPKPANPPPEKPKPANPPPEKPKPANPPPEKPKPANPPPAPLPSCCSACCRLVEVRYEPYGGTNCSII, encoded by the exons ATAATAGAATTGAAGGTCTGCATCGCCTGCCAGAAATGCAAGACTCAGATACTGAAAGCAGTCGCAAAACTTAAAG GTATTGCAGAAATATCTGTGGATGAACAGAAGGGGATACTGAAGGTGGTTGGGGACGTTGATCCAATTCAAGTAGCAAAGCAAGTGAGGAAGACTGGGAAGACCGCAGTTTTCGGCAGTGTTAGCGAACCAAAGCCTGCAAATCCTCCTCCAGAGAAGCCTAAGCCTGCAAATCCTCCTCCAGAGAAGCCTAAGCCTGCAAATCCTCCTCCAGAGAAGCCTAAACCTGCAAATCCTCCTCCAGAGAAGCCTAAGCCTGCAAATCCTCCTCCAGCTCCTCTGCCTTCTTGCTGCAGTGCCTGCTGCCGCCTTGTCGAGGTGCGCTATGAGCCTTATGGTGGCACCAACTGCTCCATTATATGA
- the LOC127810088 gene encoding heavy metal-associated isoprenylated plant protein 43-like isoform X1: protein MKIIELKVCIACQKCKTQILKAVAKLKGIAEISVDEQKGILKVVGDVDPIQVAKQVRKTGKTAVFGSVSEPKPANPPPEKPKPANPPPEKPKPANPPPEKPKPANPPPEKPKPANPPPAPLPSCCSACCRLVEVRYEPYGGTNCSII, encoded by the exons ATGAAG ATAATAGAATTGAAGGTCTGCATCGCCTGCCAGAAATGCAAGACTCAGATACTGAAAGCAGTCGCAAAACTTAAAG GTATTGCAGAAATATCTGTGGATGAACAGAAGGGGATACTGAAGGTGGTTGGGGACGTTGATCCAATTCAAGTAGCAAAGCAAGTGAGGAAGACTGGGAAGACCGCAGTTTTCGGCAGTGTTAGCGAACCAAAGCCTGCAAATCCTCCTCCAGAGAAGCCTAAGCCTGCAAATCCTCCTCCAGAGAAGCCTAAGCCTGCAAATCCTCCTCCAGAGAAGCCTAAACCTGCAAATCCTCCTCCAGAGAAGCCTAAGCCTGCAAATCCTCCTCCAGCTCCTCTGCCTTCTTGCTGCAGTGCCTGCTGCCGCCTTGTCGAGGTGCGCTATGAGCCTTATGGTGGCACCAACTGCTCCATTATATGA